Proteins encoded within one genomic window of Halocatena marina:
- a CDS encoding CTP-dependent riboflavin kinase, which produces MAESTGVTVGADEREVLKVLALDGALEGQAQVSCSSLGGRLDVSTQTVSRRFQRLDEAGLIDRQIVSDGQLVSTTDAGKRVLRREYADYQRLFEREQGIELTGMVTGGMGEGKHYISLSGYMRQFTSKLGYEPFAGTLNIDLDEASVHARAGLESIDPIRIDGWENDNRTYGPAFCWSAHVEGNGRTYDSAHVIAPERTHHADDQLELIAPDRLRDELSVEDGDELTIHVEK; this is translated from the coding sequence ATGGCAGAATCGACTGGCGTCACAGTTGGTGCCGACGAGCGCGAGGTGCTGAAGGTGCTTGCGCTCGACGGCGCGTTGGAAGGACAGGCGCAGGTGTCGTGTTCCAGTCTTGGAGGTCGTCTTGACGTCTCGACGCAGACGGTCTCGCGTCGATTCCAACGGCTCGATGAGGCGGGACTCATCGACCGACAGATCGTTTCCGACGGACAGCTCGTATCGACGACCGACGCGGGAAAGCGTGTGCTTCGGCGCGAGTACGCCGACTACCAGCGTCTCTTCGAGCGTGAACAGGGTATCGAACTCACTGGGATGGTGACCGGCGGCATGGGTGAGGGCAAACACTACATCTCACTCTCTGGCTACATGCGTCAGTTCACGTCGAAATTGGGCTACGAGCCGTTCGCGGGCACACTGAACATCGACCTCGACGAAGCGAGCGTTCACGCCCGTGCTGGTCTCGAATCGATCGATCCGATCCGAATCGATGGGTGGGAGAACGACAACCGAACGTACGGACCTGCATTCTGTTGGTCTGCTCATGTTGAGGGCAACGGTCGGACGTACGATTCTGCTCACGTCATCGCACCAGAGCGGACACACCACGCTGACGATCAACTCGAACTCATCGCACCCGATCGGCTGCGTGATGAACTGTCGGTAGAAGACGGCGACGAACTCACAATCCATGTCGAGAAGTGA
- the ribB gene encoding 3,4-dihydroxy-2-butanone-4-phosphate synthase, which produces MSRSEPQHASTVEDVIGAFGRNEPVLVHDAADREGETDLIYPAGAVTPDAVAQMRNDAGGLICVALSDSVCETFDLPFAQDIIDHPVSSNLDLAYDDRSSFSLTVNHRDTYTGITDDDRSLTIRKLADAATVGEEFDFATEFHAPGHVHLLRAAPNLLSDRQGHTEFGLALADAAGQPPAVVVCEMLDDETGAARSPTSARAYAQHHDLAFIEGRDLIDRLG; this is translated from the coding sequence ATGTCGAGAAGTGAACCACAGCACGCGAGCACTGTCGAGGACGTAATCGGTGCGTTCGGTCGTAACGAACCCGTCCTCGTTCACGACGCTGCCGACCGTGAGGGTGAAACAGATCTGATCTATCCGGCCGGAGCTGTCACACCCGACGCAGTTGCACAAATGCGCAACGACGCTGGCGGACTGATTTGTGTCGCTCTCTCGGATTCAGTCTGTGAGACGTTCGACCTTCCGTTTGCACAGGATATCATCGATCATCCCGTGAGTTCGAATCTCGATCTCGCGTACGACGACCGATCATCGTTTTCGCTCACCGTCAACCACCGCGATACGTACACCGGTATCACTGACGACGACCGGTCGCTCACGATCAGAAAGCTCGCGGACGCGGCCACAGTCGGTGAAGAGTTCGATTTCGCTACGGAATTTCACGCGCCGGGACACGTCCACCTCCTTCGGGCCGCGCCGAATCTTCTCTCGGACCGACAGGGACACACCGAGTTCGGACTCGCGTTGGCCGACGCTGCGGGACAGCCACCTGCTGTCGTCGTCTGTGAAATGCTCGATGACGAAACCGGAGCGGCTCGCTCGCCAACCAGTGCTCGCGCCTATGCACAACACCACGATCTCGCTTTCATCGAGGGAAGAGATCTTATCGACCGACTCGGTTGA
- the aroA gene encoding 3-phosphoshikimate 1-carboxyvinyltransferase: protein MDVAISRSAVTGRVRVPPSKSYTHRAILAAGYADGATIHNPLVSADTRATMRAVEAYGGSVDDRDAPLSITGFDGRPNVPDNVIDCTNSGTTMRLITATAALADGLTVLTGDDSLRSRPQGPLLDAIEQLGGRAESTRENGQAPLVLGGPIESGSVSIPGDVSSQYVTALLMAGGVTTDGITIELETELKSAPYVDITREVLDAFDVETERTESGFAVEGGQDYRPESGEYTVPGDFSSASYLLTAGALAADSTLVVEGVYPSAQGDIAIVDILERMGADIDWDRDAGVITVERSTLTGIEVDVGDTPDLLPTIAVLGAAADGETHIVNCEHVRYKETDRVAAMANELDKLGGAVTEAHDTLTIHGEESTLQGARVAGYDDHRIIMALSIAGLSAKGTTTVENAEHVDVSFPNFFATLDEIGADISR from the coding sequence ATGGACGTAGCGATTTCGCGCTCTGCGGTCACGGGTCGTGTTCGTGTGCCGCCGTCGAAGAGTTACACGCATCGAGCGATCCTCGCGGCGGGATACGCCGACGGTGCGACCATCCACAACCCGCTCGTGAGTGCTGACACGCGCGCGACGATGCGAGCCGTTGAGGCGTACGGTGGCTCCGTAGACGATCGAGACGCACCACTGTCGATCACCGGCTTCGATGGCCGCCCGAACGTTCCCGACAACGTCATCGATTGTACGAACAGTGGAACGACGATGCGACTGATCACGGCGACAGCCGCATTGGCCGATGGACTGACGGTACTCACCGGTGACGACTCACTCCGTTCACGACCACAGGGACCACTACTCGACGCCATCGAACAACTCGGTGGACGGGCAGAGAGCACTCGTGAGAACGGACAGGCACCGCTCGTCCTCGGCGGACCAATCGAAAGCGGATCTGTCTCGATTCCGGGCGATGTCTCGTCCCAATACGTCACGGCGCTGTTGATGGCCGGTGGCGTTACGACCGACGGCATCACCATCGAACTCGAAACCGAGCTCAAGTCTGCACCCTATGTCGACATCACGCGTGAAGTGCTCGATGCGTTCGACGTCGAAACCGAGCGGACTGAGAGCGGATTCGCCGTCGAAGGTGGGCAGGACTACCGTCCCGAATCGGGAGAATACACGGTTCCTGGGGATTTCTCATCGGCCTCGTACCTTCTCACAGCCGGTGCACTGGCAGCCGACAGCACGCTCGTCGTCGAAGGCGTCTATCCGAGCGCACAGGGTGATATTGCCATTGTGGATATCCTCGAACGCATGGGCGCAGACATTGACTGGGACCGTGATGCGGGCGTTATCACCGTCGAGCGCTCGACCCTCACTGGCATCGAAGTGGACGTGGGTGATACGCCCGATCTCCTCCCAACGATCGCGGTGCTCGGGGCAGCCGCAGACGGGGAGACACACATCGTGAACTGCGAACACGTCCGATACAAGGAGACCGATCGCGTGGCAGCTATGGCGAACGAACTCGACAAGCTCGGTGGAGCGGTCACAGAAGCGCACGATACGCTCACAATCCACGGTGAGGAATCAACGCTTCAGGGCGCACGCGTCGCTGGATACGACGACCATCGGATTATCATGGCGCTCTCAATCGCGGGCCTCTCCGCAAAAGGAACGACGACGGTCGAGAACGCAGAACACGTGGACGTATCGTTCCCTAACTTCTTCGCCACGCTCGATGAGATCGGCGCGGATATCAGTCGATAG
- a CDS encoding DUF5794 domain-containing protein, with protein MSTSHHPVALRLERHVGPGTRLLTTVMALPLVDGIFPALIIAGAVDSVLGILEVGLLVFGGSATLSVVLAEMSGSRREQVVSILAVGSIIVSLAAVEAALAPTIESLLVLETFERFAALVILAIAAKTVSATVGEYLPSPGVIIGFGLLASIDPSNMELVFTTDLSLIIRSTAAAGVGVAFALGAALAGPTLRKLVGLDYFRFGSAVALGVLSLSILGFISDQIPLALAVLAVTALLSIDLSGTHENETERDDGPDTSPNDCDCGHTHTGSTDTDTDRVPDEPETESGSGAITDGGRPSELESAAEPATESERVPWL; from the coding sequence ATGAGTACGTCACACCACCCAGTTGCGCTTCGCTTGGAACGTCACGTCGGTCCTGGGACGAGATTGCTTACGACCGTCATGGCGTTGCCGCTCGTGGACGGTATCTTTCCTGCGCTTATTATCGCCGGAGCGGTTGACTCCGTGCTCGGGATTCTCGAAGTTGGGCTGCTCGTATTCGGTGGTAGCGCGACCCTCTCGGTCGTGCTCGCCGAAATGAGTGGCTCCCGTCGTGAGCAGGTTGTCTCGATACTTGCCGTCGGTTCGATCATCGTCAGCCTTGCGGCCGTTGAAGCTGCGCTTGCGCCGACGATCGAGTCGCTGCTCGTCCTCGAGACGTTCGAGCGTTTCGCTGCACTGGTCATTCTTGCGATTGCCGCGAAAACCGTGAGTGCGACCGTCGGCGAGTATCTTCCGAGTCCCGGCGTCATCATTGGATTCGGGTTGCTCGCAAGCATCGATCCGTCGAACATGGAACTCGTGTTCACGACTGATCTGTCTCTGATCATCCGTAGTACGGCGGCAGCCGGTGTGGGCGTTGCGTTCGCGCTCGGGGCTGCACTTGCGGGACCGACCCTCCGAAAACTGGTCGGACTCGACTACTTCCGGTTCGGAAGTGCGGTTGCCCTCGGTGTCCTCTCACTATCGATTCTCGGATTCATCTCCGACCAGATCCCCCTTGCGCTCGCGGTGCTCGCAGTGACTGCGCTGCTCTCGATCGATCTCAGTGGAACCCACGAAAACGAAACCGAGCGTGACGACGGCCCGGACACGTCACCCAATGACTGTGACTGTGGCCACACTCATACTGGTAGCACCGACACAGACACTGATCGTGTGCCAGATGAACCTGAGACCGAATCTGGTTCCGGCGCGATTACTGATGGTGGTCGGCCATCCGAACTTGAATCCGCAGCTGAACCAGCTACCGAATCCGAACGCGTTCCGTGGCTCTAA
- a CDS encoding DUF5795 family protein, translating into MAEKGNRVVQGRMVTPGSLAELIEGDSVMDAEPIEDANRECPDCGGSVLSVGYMPSVMEFVTGYKCQDCDWKTTDRE; encoded by the coding sequence ATGGCCGAAAAGGGAAACCGTGTCGTTCAGGGTCGAATGGTCACGCCAGGATCACTCGCTGAACTCATTGAGGGCGACTCGGTAATGGACGCCGAACCGATCGAGGATGCCAACCGCGAGTGTCCGGACTGTGGTGGCTCTGTTCTCTCTGTCGGGTATATGCCGTCCGTTATGGAGTTCGTTACTGGCTATAAATGTCAAGATTGCGATTGGAAAACGACAGATCGGGAGTGA